The Planococcus liqunii genome includes a region encoding these proteins:
- the rpsG gene encoding 30S ribosomal protein S7, translated as MPRKGPVSKRDVLPDPIYNSKLVTRLINKMMVDGKRGTSQKILYGAFELVKERSGKDPIEVYEQALTNVMPVLEVRARRVGGANYQVPVEVRPERRTTLGLRYLVNYSRLRGEKTMEERLANEILDAANNTGASVKKREDIHKMAEANKAFAHYRW; from the coding sequence ATGCCTCGTAAAGGTCCTGTATCGAAACGTGACGTGTTGCCAGATCCAATTTATAACTCCAAATTGGTGACACGCTTAATTAATAAAATGATGGTTGACGGAAAAAGAGGTACTTCACAAAAGATCCTATACGGAGCGTTCGAACTAGTTAAAGAACGCAGCGGAAAAGATCCAATCGAAGTATACGAACAAGCGTTGACAAACGTAATGCCAGTTCTTGAAGTACGTGCTCGCCGTGTTGGTGGAGCTAACTACCAAGTACCGGTTGAAGTTCGCCCTGAACGCCGTACAACTTTAGGCCTTCGCTACCTTGTAAACTACTCACGCCTGCGTGGAGAGAAAACAATGGAAGAACGTTTGGCTAACGAAATTCTGGATGCTGCAAACAACACTGGAGCTTCAGTTAAAAAACGTGAAGATATTCACAAAATGGCAGAAGCGAACAAAGCGTTTGCTCACTACCGCTGGTAA
- the rpsL gene encoding 30S ribosomal protein S12, whose product MPTINQLVNKPRKPKSTKSDSPALNKGYNSFTKSQTNVSSPQKRGVCTRVGTMTPKKPNSALRKYARVRLTNQIEVNAYIPGEGHNLQEHSVVLLRGGRVKDLPGVRYHIVRGALDTAGVNGRMQSRSLYGTKRPKVKK is encoded by the coding sequence ATGCCTACAATTAACCAATTAGTTAACAAGCCTCGTAAACCAAAAAGCACTAAATCAGACTCACCAGCGTTAAACAAAGGATATAACAGCTTTACAAAGTCACAGACTAACGTAAGCTCTCCTCAGAAACGCGGAGTTTGCACACGTGTTGGTACAATGACACCGAAGAAACCTAACTCTGCATTGCGTAAATACGCACGTGTACGGTTAACAAACCAAATTGAGGTTAATGCTTACATCCCTGGAGAAGGCCACAACCTTCAAGAGCACAGTGTAGTTCTTCTTCGCGGCGGACGCGTAAAAGATTTACCGGGTGTGCGTTACCATATCGTACGTGGAGCACTTGATACAGCTGGAGTAAACGGCCGTATGCAAAGCCGTTCCCTATACGGAACAAAACGTCCTAAAGTCAAAAAATAA
- a CDS encoding 50S ribosomal protein L7ae-like protein: MSYEKVNQANKTIIGTKQTVKALKSGIVQEVIVAKDADDRMTEQIIQLAREKGIPIEFAESRLKLGKAYGIHVGAAAVAITG, from the coding sequence ATGTCTTATGAAAAAGTAAACCAGGCAAACAAAACAATCATAGGTACAAAGCAAACAGTAAAAGCCTTAAAAAGCGGCATTGTCCAAGAAGTAATAGTGGCAAAGGACGCGGACGATCGAATGACTGAACAGATTATTCAGCTAGCTAGAGAAAAAGGTATTCCGATCGAATTTGCAGAATCACGCTTAAAGCTTGGCAAAGCATATGGCATTCATGTCGGAGCAGCTGCTGTAGCGATTACTGGATAA